The following DNA comes from Anopheles coustani chromosome 2, idAnoCousDA_361_x.2, whole genome shotgun sequence.
CATCCTCGATTCTTATTGCGAAACGCAGGTTACGCAACCgacatttctttttgttagATTAATAAACTGCAGTACTTAGAACCATTAAATGTATCGGGCAAAAGTATTTTATGTTGTCCCTATCATTACGAATCAGGTGAATCATTTTGTTGGCTACGTTATGATAAAATCCAAACTAATGCTCCCCGTACCATTGGTAAGAAAACTGGCGTCAACTGGGGACTTTTCCTCCTATGAAGTGCATCTCAAAACCATTTGTAACGATTGCCACCCTCTTCGCGATCTTATGCCAAGGGTCCACTGGAGTGGAGTAATAAGAATAACACATTTGGTAAATGATTTCCACTCCCATGGAAAAGTGTCTGCCCTAATCCCCTTGCATAACCCTCTTGCATTGGAGCATGCGATCCGAACGATGTGTCAGTTTTCAAATTTGGAGCTACGTCTTTGTTGCCGGTGGAAAGGGGGAGAGGGGCAATGCTTTGGTGGGGTAAACGCTCGAAACACAACAATGAGCTTATAATGCTCCTCAAACTTCTCTGACTCGCTGCACACCCAATCCCACACGATGGGATGCACTTCAATTTGGGActgcaacagcaacagttCAAACATGATTTTCCTTTGGAAGCATACGCAGGGAATGGCGAGTGGTCATACAGCAGCATTCCGAGGGGCGAGTGGCAACCCACTTGGTGATAAGTTATTGCGATGTAATTAAAAGTTTGAATTATATGACAGGTTTATGTACGTTGGCAGAGTTGCTGAACATGACCCAGTGAACACCACCCATGATCGAAATGGCCTTTTCGAATGGTTCCATTTCACACATTTAAACCAACCCAATTCATGTTGCGTCCATTTGTGAACGACTTCATTTCTAAACTAAGGATATTTACTTTGGAAATTAAACGTACTTAAAGGCATACTGTTACTTACCTGTATTCTAACTGCCAACGGTTTCCAGAatactttcgttcttttcatTTCGGGTGCAGCGTGCGTAAACATAGACACCCCAAAGGTGCTAAAACGTTTCGTCTCTTCTTTGCTTACGCCGTACGATGCCTGGGAACAAACATTCGAATGTTTGTCGTTTCAGCCCTCTGCTCCAAATGGTAGAATTGTTCGGAAGTTAACACACCACCCGTCTAATGAAGATGTATTCAAATCGTCCCACTCAagatgaaatttatttcatcgcAATATATCTCAATTCCATCGGATGATTAATTGGGTATGCTGGGATTCTTATTCTTTGCAAAACCTCTTATTGATGTTGCATCAAATACTCGTCGTACAGACGTAACAATTCGGTACTGGTGCGTGGACGGACGACCGACAGAGCATACTCAAAGTGAGACCATTCGATCGCTTCCACATTAAAGGAGGTTTGCAGTCCTCGCAAAGCCGCTTCCTGGCAGATGGCTTCAATTTCGGATCCTGAACACCCGGCAGTACGTTGAACCAGTTCTTCCACGTTGACATCCATCGCCGTGGGAATAGTTTTTAGTTTGATACGGAAAATTTCTCTCCTTGCCGCTTCGTCTGGCAGTCGAACGTAAACTATGCGATCTAAACGTCCCGGACGCATCAGAGCTCGGTCAATCAGATCCGGTCGATTCGTTGCGGCCACAATCCGCACGTCCTTCAGCGTACTCACACCGTCCATCTCGGTGAGAAGCTGAGCGAGAACTCGCTCCTTAACCGAACTGCCGGTATCTCCGGATCTTTCACCGCCTATGGCATCGATTTCATCGAAGAATATAATTGACGGTGCTACCTGCCGCGCCCGACGGAATAAATCCCTCACCGCTCGTTCCGACTCACCGACCCACATGGAAAACAGTTCGGAACCCTTGATGGACAGGAAATTGATGCGACTTTCCGTTGCGATTGCCTTCGCTATCATCGTCTTCGAGCAGCCCGGTGGGCCGAACATAAGAAGGCCTCGCGGTGGCTTAATACCGAGCCGGATGAACAGTTCCGGATGGTGAATGGGCCAATCGATGATCTGGCGGAGTTTCAGTTTCAGCTCCTCTTGTCCTCCGATATCGCTCCACCGCACATTAGGACATTCAATCAATATTTCTCGCATCGCACTCGCTTTCACGTGCTGCGTGGCCGCCATCAAGGATGCCTCATCGATAACGGCCGTTTTGGATAATGAAACTGCTTTTGAGACCAAATTTTCTAGATCGGCTCCCACGTAACCGTGCGTAACACGAGCGACCGTCTGCACCGCTTCACTAGCCAACTGTTGGTTATGGCGGGCAAGAATACCTGCAAGTATGGCAGCTCGAGCGATCGCATCAGGTACTGGAATTTCAAATTCATAGTCCATACGTCCACCACGGCGCAGCAATGGATTGATACTGTCAATGTTATCCGTTGTTCCGATAACAATCGCACGATTGCCACGAGCATTTCCATGCAAGCTGTCCAGGAGGTTGAGAAAGTGTTGTGACATCCGTTTCACAATGTCAGTCGATGTGCTTTTCGGGCAAAGGTTGTGCAGTTCTTCCACGATTACCATCGCGGGTTTAGGATGAACGTCAAACACCTCCATAAATTGGCGTGATACATTTGCTTCCGATTCGCCGTAGAatttgctgaacatttccGAGCTATTCAGTCTGATCACGTGGCACTGGTAGTGTGTGGCCAATGCGTTAACAAGCATCGTTTTGCCAATGCCTGACACACCGTATAGTAGAAGCCCACGACATATCGGGCCAAAATCGTGCGGGGGACGTTCGCTGGAAGCTGTTGTGGACTTGATGCCAAATGCCATTTCTATTAGCTCTTTCATCTCGTTAATTGTGTTATCCAAACCGCCGATATGGGACAGGTTGTGTACCCGACGCTTATGCTTCTGTTCAACCTCTTGTGAATCATCTCGTAACACCAGCTTTGTGGTTCTTATAATGCGAAGCATACGGCTTCCAATGCGTAGTCTTGACAAATGATCTGCTAGTTCCATGCCATCATTAACCGCTTGCGTTTGAGTATCATCTACCCGAAATCGGAACTTCTTATTGCATACGTTTAAAGTAATTGGATTGTTTGTGAAAATCACGCTTTCAAGAAGTTGATTTTTCAAGCAGGTGAAaagaaattttccatttttactaAACATCTTCGCTTGGGAAGGATCTTCTAAGTGGAGGAAAATCTCAACAGCATCTTCCAACTGTTCTCCCCTGATGGCATACACTTTCACTCTCATGTCGCGGGCCGGTACTTTCAGTGCATCTATATCATCTAGAAATGGAACAAACGATAACTCATTTGTGTATAGTTGCATAGCTTGCAGACCTACCTAGTGTTTCAAGAGCAACTTTCGCTCCAACACGATCTTCAACAGGCCACACAGTTCGGACCACCGATCCCACGGGCTTTCTCTCGATGCCTTCGGTTACCTCTATCGTAACATAGTCGCCCGTCGACAATCCCAGACACCTCACAATACCAATGGGCAGAAGCGCCAGACCATACCGTTGAGAATCGGTACACGGTTTCACTTCCTCGTACGAAGACAGCTTGCCGATCTCCACCTTCCGACAATGGAAAGCTCCGCTCGGTTCGACATACCCACTCAGTCCTTCCAAATTACCACACTCATCTGTCTGGTGTTTGGTTAGTTCCGATGTTAGAAAAtacgttttacatttttcacaGTTCCACCacgttggtttttcctttttgctcgCTGATTTCGGTGGCATTGTAATGAATTGATTCTTGAGGACCGCAAACAACACCGGCAACGTGCACTAAATTGTAAACAACACGATATGTTGATGTGTCATCCATGTTTTTGACATTTTGCTTAAACAATATTCGTAAACAAAGAATGGGACAATTCAAACCACCATGTGATCAGAAGAAtaactttaaattaatttattaataaaacacaaaacaacgcCTCAAACGAAACCTGGATTAAGTGTTAAGAGAAAGTAGCCTTGGGGgaagataaataaagaacAGTCGGTATTTAAGGACTTGGGCTCTACGTTGAGTTTAAAGATCTCCATGAACACGTTTCCGCAGCCTGTTATAATACATCGATTCCACTTTTTTACTTATCCGTTTGCAACCGTTGTTAGAGAATAAACCAGTCTCGTCGAACGTAACTGCCTCCTTCAGCACATCCCTGCAATTAAATAAAAGGAATATGAGCTTCACACCTTCGCATTGGCTTGGGACATAAAATGCAtacctcatgaaactttcatcaagcatTCCCTGGTTATCATACTTAAGGTACTCTTGCTGGACACACTTTTCAACGTGGCGAAGTTCTAGAGGCAAAAATGGTACAAAATGATCGACCACATGCGACTCAATCATTTCACTCCGATACAACCCTCCGCCCAGGTTGTACGAGCTAATCTCTAGCGTTTGTTCGAAGTCGTGCAATTTTGATTGCTCACGCCAAACGCCCGAATCCAGAAGATGTTTCAACTTTTTTGCTATCTCGGGACCCGCCACGTTCGATAGGAAGATGAAGATAGATTGCCTAAAATCCAGCTCTTTGGTGTACGCATGATTATCGAGAAGCGTAACGATGGAATCAAACAGCCCAGCCGGCATCTTTTCGACTTCATCGAAGATAAATAAGGATTTGGGACACGTTGCAACAGCGCGTTTGATATCATTCACTAGCTGTATCTGTAAAAAGGTGCAAAGATACAATACGATGCTCGTGTGAAGTTAGTCGACAGTGTGCTCACCTTGTATAGTTCTACATTATTTTGCAACGGGAAATCGATTCTTCCAAGATATTTGTGCACGTACTTGCTCTTAGCTCCATTCTTGTACAACGCACGTACAACGTGCTCTGCTATGTAGTTTTTCCCCGTTcctaaataaaatgaaatcaaaggtCCATCAAAGCTACGATCGAAAGAGTAAACATTACACCGTCCTTACCAGGTGAGCCGTGTAAGCTGGAATATAGAATGAACAAGAAAGTGATACAATTGAGTAGAAAATCACCAGACACGAGCATGCTTACCTCATCACTAGTGGCTTTTCCGACTCATGAATGTGCTTGAAGTGTCCACCAATCGCATCTACCACAATTTGCTTGGCTATGTGTTGCCCAAACAACCTGTCATCCAATGCATTCTTCAAACCTGACCACAAGGAGTGGAAGTACGAAAGTGATAAGTATGGCGATATGATAATATTTCTGAAATCCACACTTACCCGCCACATCCGCAATAATGTATCCATCGGAACAACACTCTGTGTAGGAGCAATACGTTGAATCTTTCACAAACGAGTACGTTGTCTTTACGCCGGAAAACGCTTTACTAGCGATTGATGCGACATCGAAAAATGCCAAGCAAACTTGGACATTTATTACCAAAACCACAGAAAGCGCAAATTGAGCCCACTTAAACATTTTACTGGACTGGACAATACTTGTACAATCTAAACAAAACACTCGCGGTGTGGATTTTGTACTGTGGGTCTACGCACAAAAGGAAAACGCATCTAATTCTAAACTCTTTAATGCTCAACTAGTTTAATGGTCGGATatgtttaataaaataatgaagcaATGAATAAGACTTATTCTGTACACAGAAACTGCATTCTCGCCAATGTATTCTGCATTCTGTTCTTGAGTTATTCAAGAATGTTTTACTGGAAGGACTTTTTAGCATGCAAGGGTTattgaaaaagtaaacattcGCCATCAGCCGGCATTGAATTGTCATGCATGGTTTATAGCGCCGAGTTGTGATGTGTTCTTCAACATAGTTCAAAAATAATccaaataataatttcaaattttattaacgCAGTcgtggcttttttttaggaaTATTTTGGGTTACATTTTCTGTCTTGGCTTCACATTCACACCaaggtgtttttattttgtcgcaGAACAAATCGACGTTCAGCACCGTCACGGGAATACCGTCGATCGTCAGCTCCCGCCGACTGTGTATGGAGTATTTCAACGTATTTAGGCCGGTTTCACGATCACGCTTTCTGGTAATTTCACGTTGATTGAAACATTTAACCGTATCTCGACGTCTGTGCACCCGATCGTGTacatgcaggaaggtgttgtTGGGCCCGGTAGTTATATTCTTTGGGCGAGACACTTCCAGGCCAGCTTCTTTTATTCGCACGTAGAATTCATCGTCCTCTAGCCCCCAGCCCCAGTAACGGTTGGACATTCCATTTAATTGCTCAAAGTGATCCATACGTAGCAGCAAAATCCCACCTATGAATGCTGCGTAGTGATACTTAGGATGAAATTCAGGTCCAGAAATGTGCAGCGGACCGTCCGCAGGAAACTCGTACCGAAGATTATCGTTCACCGGAAGCAGATCAACGTCGTGCATTGCGAAATAGTTGTAGCTTTCCCGAACATGCAGGAATCCCACGTTGATCAGAGAGGCGCGGTTGAAACGATATCGATCATTTTGGTTCACTACAAATATGTGGAAGGgtacgttttgtttctccaaAAAAGCTGCCAAATGCGGGGCGAATTGTAATAGCTCGTCGAATCTGTCCCGGAATGGAACAATTATGGCTAGCTTTTTCCCGTCCATTTGCTCGATCCGGAAACTTTGATGGAACTTTTCATGTTGTACATCGCGGT
Coding sequences within:
- the LOC131267047 gene encoding ATPase family gene 2 protein homolog A; amino-acid sequence: MPPKSASKKEKPTWWNCEKCKTYFLTSELTKHQTDECGNLEGLSGYVEPSGAFHCRKVEIGKLSSYEEVKPCTDSQRYGLALLPIGIVRCLGLSTGDYVTIEVTEGIERKPVGSVVRTVWPVEDRVGAKVALETLDDIDALKVPARDMRVKVYAIRGEQLEDAVEIFLHLEDPSQAKMFSKNGKFLFTCLKNQLLESVIFTNNPITLNVCNKKFRFRVDDTQTQAVNDGMELADHLSRLRIGSRMLRIIRTTKLVLRDDSQEVEQKHKRRVHNLSHIGGLDNTINEMKELIEMAFGIKSTTASSERPPHDFGPICRGLLLYGVSGIGKTMLVNALATHYQCHVIRLNSSEMFSKFYGESEANVSRQFMEVFDVHPKPAMVIVEELHNLCPKSTSTDIVKRMSQHFLNLLDSLHGNARGNRAIVIGTTDNIDSINPLLRRGGRMDYEFEIPVPDAIARAAILAGILARHNQQLASEAVQTVARVTHGYVGADLENLVSKAVSLSKTAVIDEASLMAATQHVKASAMREILIECPNVRWSDIGGQEELKLKLRQIIDWPIHHPELFIRLGIKPPRGLLMFGPPGCSKTMIAKAIATESRINFLSIKGSELFSMWVGESERAVRDLFRRARQVAPSIIFFDEIDAIGGERSGDTGSSVKERVLAQLLTEMDGVSTLKDVRIVAATNRPDLIDRALMRPGRLDRIVYVRLPDEAARREIFRIKLKTIPTAMDVNVEELVQRTAGCSGSEIEAICQEAALRGLQTSFNVEAIEWSHFEYALSVVRPRTSTELLRLYDEYLMQHQ
- the LOC131267048 gene encoding torsin-like protein isoform X1 gives rise to the protein MFKWAQFALSVVLVINVQVCLAFFDVASIASKAFSGVKTTYSFVKDSTYCSYTECCSDGYIIADVAGLKNALDDRLFGQHIAKQIVVDAIGGHFKHIHESEKPLVMSLHGSPGTGKNYIAEHVVRALYKNGAKSKYVHKYLGRIDFPLQNNVELYKIQLVNDIKRAVATCPKSLFIFDEVEKMPAGLFDSIVTLLDNHAYTKELDFRQSIFIFLSNVAGPEIAKKLKHLLDSGVWREQSKLHDFEQTLEISSYNLGGGLYRSEMIESHVVDHFVPFLPLELRHVEKCVQQEYLKYDNQGMLDESFMRYAFYVPSQCEGVKLIFLLFNCRDVLKEAVTFDETGLFSNNGCKRISKKVESMYYNRLRKRVHGDL
- the LOC131267048 gene encoding torsin-like protein isoform X2, with the translated sequence MFKWAQFALSVVLVINVQVCLAFFDVASIASKAFSGVKTTYSFVKDSTYCSYTECCSDGYIIADVAGLKNALDDRLFGQHIAKQIVVDAIGGHFKHIHESEKPLVMSLHGSPGTGKNYIAEHVVRALYKNGAKSKYVHKYLGRIDFPLQNNVELYKIQLVNDIKRAVATCPKSLFIFDEVEKMPAGLFDSIVTLLDNHAYTKELDFRQSIFIFLSNVAGPEIAKKLKHLLDSGVWREQSKLHDFEQTLEISSYNLGGGLYRSEMIESHVVDHFVPFLPLELRHVEKCVQQEYLKYDNQGMLDESFMRDVLKEAVTFDETGLFSNNGCKRISKKVESMYYNRLRKRVHGDL
- the LOC131267049 gene encoding beta-1,4-galactosyltransferase 7 is translated as MVNHTRAVFKCFIGICILSIFVVIFQIGGLPTASERCNCEDNHDRDVQHEKFHQSFRIEQMDGKKLAIIVPFRDRFDELLQFAPHLAAFLEKQNVPFHIFVVNQNDRYRFNRASLINVGFLHVRESYNYFAMHDVDLLPVNDNLRYEFPADGPLHISGPEFHPKYHYAAFIGGILLLRMDHFEQLNGMSNRYWGWGLEDDEFYVRIKEAGLEVSRPKNITTGPNNTFLHVHDRVHRRRDTVKCFNQREITRKRDRETGLNTLKYSIHSRRELTIDGIPVTVLNVDLFCDKIKTPWCECEAKTENVTQNIPKKKPRLR